In Solidesulfovibrio fructosivorans JJ], a genomic segment contains:
- a CDS encoding CobW family GTP-binding protein — protein MRERGRPLYKVFPSRILFSFPSIRFLFKSPLWCYPCNKADLVDDTAIKGIEATVRRLNDTAEIVDAVRCDLPIAKLLDRKAFDIGRRLFGNPDRAVAPGHVHTHEHDHGIQSMSFSLNTPCDPEKLGTLLADLLREHGQDIYRCKGIMDVAGTSQRFIFQGVHMYLETAWGAPWKDGEARASKAVFIGRGLDRNLVEKGLAASAAKEDAV, from the coding sequence TGCGCGAGAGGGGGAGACCCCTTTATAAAGTTTTCCCCTCTCGCATCCTCTTCTCCTTCCCCTCCATCCGCTTTCTTTTCAAATCGCCGCTTTGGTGCTACCCCTGCAACAAGGCCGACCTGGTCGACGACACGGCCATCAAGGGCATCGAGGCCACGGTGCGGCGCTTAAACGACACGGCCGAAATCGTCGACGCCGTGCGCTGCGACCTGCCCATCGCCAAGCTTCTCGACCGCAAGGCCTTCGACATCGGCCGCAGGCTCTTCGGCAACCCGGATAGAGCCGTCGCGCCAGGGCACGTCCATACCCACGAGCACGACCACGGCATCCAGAGCATGAGCTTTTCCCTGAACACGCCGTGCGATCCCGAAAAACTCGGGACACTCCTGGCCGATCTGCTGCGCGAGCACGGCCAGGACATCTACCGCTGCAAGGGCATCATGGACGTGGCCGGCACCAGCCAACGCTTCATCTTCCAGGGCGTGCACATGTACCTGGAGACCGCCTGGGGCGCCCCCTGGAAGGATGGCGAGGCGCGCGCAAGCAAGGCCGTGTTCATCGGCCGGGGCCTCGACCGGAATCTCGTGGAGAAGGGGCTTGCCGCCAGCGCGGCCAAGGAGGACGCGGTATGA